The Campylobacter concisus sequence TCTGCAAAGGCTTTGAGAAGAGATGGTTATCTAATCGCCAACATTTATGGCAAGGGATTAGAGAATGTTGCAGCTGCTTTTAAAGTAAATGACTTTATTAAAGAAGCACGTAAAAAAGAGAGCCTTGCTTTTGATGTGAAAGTAGGCGGAAAAGTTTATAATGTCGTTATTGTTGATTACCAAAGAGATGTTGTTACAAGTGATCTTAAACACGTAGATCTAAAAGTAGCACTTCCAGGCGTTTTATCAAAATATATGATCCCAGTTAAGCCAGTTGGAACACCTATTGGTCTTAAAAATAAGGGCGTTTTGATCCAATCAAAAAGACGTCTTTGTGTAAAATGCACAGCTGAAAATTTACCAAATTCATTTGACGTTGATGTAAGCAAACTTGACATCGACGATACTATTTTGGTTCGTGACATCACAGCTCCTAAAGGCGTTACTATCATTGACGCTGACCGTGTTGCGGTACTTGGAGTTATTAAAGCTAAATAAAAAGGGCTTTTGTGACACTAATAGCGGGGCTGGGAAATCCTGGCCCCAAATACGAAAACACTAGACACAACATAGGCTTTATGCTTATAGACTTCCTAAAAGACTCAAATTTCAAAGATGTTAGCTCAGCCAAATTCCAAGGCGAAGTTTTTAAATTTAACGACATTATTTTGCTAAAACCAACAACCTTTATGAACCTCTCAGGACAAAGTGTAAAAGCGGTAAAAGACTTTTATAAACCAGATAGAATAATCGTAATACACGATGATCTTGATCTTAGTTTTGGTGCAGTTAAATTTAAAAAAGGCGGCAGTAGTGGCGGGCATAACGGCATAAAATCAATCGATAATCTAATCGGCAACGACTACGAAAGGGTGCGTGTTGGCATTGGGCACCTTGGTGATGCTAAAAATTTTGTCCTTGGAGAGTTTAGCGATGAAGAAAAAAAGGCTTTAGATGAAATTTTAGCCTACACAAAAAATGCAGTTTGCGAGCTACTAAAGAGCGACATCAACGAAATTTCGCAAAAATTTACGATAAAAAAAGGTCTTATCAAATGAAACTATACGCCAGATACGTTGGCTGGGTCTATATAAAATCTTTTCTTATCGTATTTTTAGCACTTGAACTATTTTATGTTGGTATCGATCTGCTTACAAATTTAAAAGATCTGCCGCCATCTGCAAACCTTCAGCTCCTTTATGTTGGGCTTACATCGCTTAGCGCTATTGGCTACGTTTTGCCACTTTCGCTTATTTTTGCACTCATTATTTTGCATGTAAATATGGTCAGGTCAAACGAGCTAATCAGCTTTTATGCGCTTGGTATTAGTAAAAATAGTCTAATTTTTCCACCATTTTTTATTGCACTTTTTGTAACTATTTTTTATGTTGGCTTAAATTTTACTCCATTTGCCTATGCGCACGACTATCAAAAAAGTATCGCTAAAAATACGGCTTTTTCGAAAAACACAAATGATTCGTTTTTAAAATTTGAAGGCAAATTTATCTACATAAAGGAGCTAAATTCTGTTAATCAAATAGCAAATGATGTTAGAATTTTTGAGATAAATGGCACAAATTTACTCTCAACTACATTTGCAAATCATGCTAATTTTAAAGACAATGAGTGGATTTTAAAAGATGTTAATCAAACTATTTTGCCGCAAATTTTAGAGCTTGGTGGGGCTGGTTTTAATAAAATACAAAGCGAGAACTTAGATGCACTAAAAGGCTTTAAGCCAAAGAGTATTGAAAGCGCTGTTAGCGTTGAAAACTCAAAATTTAATATCCCAGATGCGATAAATTTTATAAAGACATTTAAAAATGAAGGCATCGGCCTTGATAGCGCAAAAACAGCTTTTTACAACCTTGCTATCGCTCCATTTTTTGCACCATTTTTATTGCTCATTTTTTACTATCATTTGCCTGTAACTGGTAGATTTTTTAATCTTGCACTTTCGACTTTTATCTTTGTTGTGATAACTCTTGTCGTTTGGGGATTGCTCTTTATTCTTGCAAAATTTGCACAAACTTCTGTGATCTTGCCAGAGATTGGCATAGTTTTGCCAGTTATTTTACTTTTTGCATACGCCATTTATCTCATAAAATCGCATCGTTAAGCCAAATTTTGGCAAGCTTTTTGTAAAATCAAGTCATTTTAATAAAGGCTATTTTATGGATTTTAAAGAGCTTGCAAGTAGATACAAAACCCCACTTTACATTTATGATTTTAACCACATAAAAAACCGTTACGAAGCACTAAAAAATGCTTTTTTTGCTAGAAAATCTCTCATTTGCTATGCGGTGAAAGCAAACTCAAATTTAAGTGTTTTGAAATTTCTAGCTGATCTTGGAGCTGGATTTGATTGTGTTAGCATTGGCGAAGTAAAAAGAGCGCTTTTAGCAGGTGCAAAGAGATATCAGATCATTTTTAGTGGCGTTGGCAAAAGCGATGAAGAGTTAAAAGAGGCTTTGAAAAATGAAATTTTGCTCATAAATGTCGAGAGTTTTGCCGAACTTTTAAGGCTTGAAAAGATCGCAAAAGGGCTAAACTTAAAGGCAAGGATCAGCATTAGGGTAAATCCAGGTGTCGATGCAAAAACTCACCCATATATCTCGACAGGACTAAATGAAAATAAATTTGGCGTTGATGCTGAAACAGCCAAAAGAATGTACATCCACGCTAAAAACTCGGACTTTCTTGAGCCAACTGGCATACATTTTCACATCGGCTCACAGCTAACTTCACTTAGCCCGATAATCGATGCTGCAAATATCGTTAGTGAGCTTTTAAGAGAGCTAAGAGCACTTGAGATTGATATCAAATTCTTTGACGTTGGTGGTGGACTTGGCATCATTTATAACGATGAAAAAGAGATAAATTTATATGACTACGCACAAGGAATTTTAGGCGCACTAAAGGGTCAAGATGTGACCATCGTTTGCGAGCCAGGACGTTTCATCGTGGGCAATGCTGGTTACTTTGTCGCAAGCGTTTTATATGAGAAATTTAACGGCAAAAAGAGATTTGTCATCACTGATGGAGCGATGAATGATCTCATAAGACCAAGCCTTTATGGCGCGCATCACAAAATTTTTGTCGATGGCAAGGATGAAAATTTAGGCACTTGCGATGTGGTCGGTCCAGTTTGTGAAAGCGGCGACTTTTTAGCAAAAGATATCAATCTACCAGAGTGTGAAAGTGGCGACATCATCGTGGTTAAAGGGGCTGGAGCTTATGGATTTAGCATGAGTTCAAACTACAACACAAGAAACAGAGCCGCTGAAGTTTGCGTGCTTGATGGCAAAGATAGGCTGATAAGAAGACGTGAGTGCTTTGAGGACGTCGTGGCACCTGAGATTGAGTTTTTGGAGAGCACTGATGCAAGAGCTAAATGAGCTTAGAAAAGAGATCGATAGTATCGATGATCTCATCTTAAATAAACTAAATGAAAGAATGAAGCTTGTCGAGCAGATCGGCAAGCTAAAGCAAACGACTGGGACGCCTATATATCGCCCTGAGCGCGAGCGAGCCATCATAAACCGCTTAACTAGCCTTAGCAAAGATAAAGCCTTAAATAAGGCTGCGATCGAGGCTATTTATCTTGAAATTTTCGCTGTTAGTAGAAATTTAGAGATGCCTCAAAAGATCGTCTATCTAGGGCCTGAGGGCACTTATACACATCAAGCGGCGCAAAGTAGATTTGGTGCGATGAGTGCCTACCTGCCACTTGCTACGATCGAGGCAGTTTTTACAAAGCTAGCTCAAAAAGAGGCAAAATATGGCGTCGTGCCTATCGAAAACAACACTGAAGGTGCTGTTGGAGCTACGCTTGATTGTTTGAGTAAATTTGATGATATAAAGATAGTGGCAGAGCTCTACGTAGATATCCACCACAGCTTTGTTAGCATAAATGAAAATTTAAAAGAGATAAAGCGAATTTACTCGCATCCGCAAGGCTACAACCAGTGCCGTAAATTTTTAGAAGATCACTTGCTAAATGAGGTTGAGTTTATCCCAGCCAAATCAACCGCAGCAGCTGCATATATGGCATCAATGGATAGAAATTCAGCCGCCATTTGCTCAAAGATCGCAGCTAAGATTTATAATGTGCCGATAGTTTATGAGACGATTGAAGACAATATGGCAAATAGAACGAGATTTTTGATTTTAAGCGATTTTAAAAATGCAAGAGTTGAGAACTCAAAAACTTCAATCCTTGCAAAGACTGACCACAGTCCAGGACGCCTTGCTGATCTGCTTTCTATCTTTAAAAATGAAAATATCAATATCACAAAACTTGAGTCACGCCCTATAAAACAACGCGAGTTTAAATCAATGTTTTATCTTGATTTTGAAGGGCATATCGACGATGAGAAGGTACAAAATGCCTTTGAATTAGCAAAAGAGAGCGGTGCTGAGATAAGCTGGTTAGGGAGTTATTTAAACGGAGAAGAGTAATGAAGTTTAATGATTTTTTAGATGATTTAGTTAATTACGAGGCTGGAAAGCCGATTGAGCTTGTAGTTAGAGAGTTTGGCATCGAGGCAAAAGATGTGATAAAGCTAGCTAGCAATGAAAATCCTTTTGGCACGAGCAAACGCGTAGAAGAGGCGCTAAAAGAGGTCGCTAAAAATGCACATCTCTATCCAGATGATAGCTACTTTGAGCTAAAAGAGGGACTGGCTAAGAAATTTGGCGTAACTAGCAAAAATCTAATCATCGGCTCTGGAAGTGACCAGATCATAGAGTATGCACTTCACGCAAAGGCAAATAAGCAAAGTGGCGTTTTGATGGCTGGCGTGACATTTGCGATGTATGAAATTTATACAAAGCAAACTGGAGCAAAAATTTATCGCACAAAGAGTGTAGAGCACAATTTGAGCGAGTTTTTAGAAATTTATAATGCGCATAAAGATGAAATTTCAGTAATCTTTCTTTGCTTGCCAAACAATCCTTTGGGTGAGTGTTTGGACGCAGATGAGGTCTTTAAATTTATAAAAAGTATTGATGAAAATACGCTTGTTGTGCTTGATTGTGCCTATAATGAATTTGCAAAATTTAAAGATAGCAAAAAAGAGATAAGGCCAAGCGAGGTAGTGAAATTTAAAAATGCCATCTATCTTGGAACATTCTCAAAGGCCTACGCACTTGGTGGCATGCGCGTTGGATACGGCGTGGCAAATGAAGAGATTATAGGCGCTCTCTCAAAACTAAGAGCTCCATTCAATATCACAACTCCAAGCCTAAGAGCTGCGATAGTAGCACTTAATGATGATGAATTTGTGCAAAAAACCATGCAAAATAATTTCGAGCAGATGAAGAGATATGAGGAATTTGCAAAGCAAAATGGCATAGAGTTTATCCCAAGCTACACAAATTTCATCACATTTAAATTTAACGAGCCAAAATCAAGCCAGATATGCGAAAAGATGCTAAAAAAGGGTATAATTTTGCGAGATCTAAAAAGCTACGCCCTAAATGCGGTGAGAATCACCATCGGCCTTAGTTGGCAAAATGATAGAGTTTTTGAAGAATTAAAGCAAATTTTAAAGTAGGAATATGGATTTTAAAGCATTACTTCATCAAATAAGTCAAATTTATCAAAAGCTTTCATTAAAGCAAAAAATAGTTGCAGCTAGCTCGATCGTCTTGGTCGTGGCATTTTTAGTGTTTTTAACACTTTATAAAAGCAAAAATGAAAATTTTGCAGGCTATAGTGTTCTTTTTGAAAACATTAGCCCAAATGATTCTGCCTTAATACTTGATCAGCTAAATAAAGATGGAATTAAATATAAATTGGCAAACGAAGGCACTATCCTTGTGCCAACGAGCGATGTCTATAAAGAGCGCATCGCTGTTGCAACGCTTGGAATACCAAAAGAGAGCAAAATCGGCTTTGAAATTTTTGATAAGCAAGAATTTGGTGCGACTGATGCCGAGCAGAGAGTAAAATTTCAAAGAGCGCTTGAGGGCGAACTAGCTAGAACGATTGAAAGTCTCTCATCTATTCAAAAAGCGACTGTTCGTATCGCTATCCCTAAAGAGAGCGTTTTTACTGAGCGTCAAGCACTTCCAACCGCTTCTATCGTCGTTGAGCTAAAGCCAGGCGTTAGTTTAAATGCGAAGCAAATTTTTGGTATTAAAAACCTTGTCGCTGCCTCTGTTACAAACTTGAGCACAGAAAATGTAAAGATCGTCAATCAAGATGGCGTCGCACTTGGCGATGAAGACGGTGAGTTTGATAGTGATGCTATAGCTCAGCAGATCCGCTATAAGCGCGAGTTTGAAAATAATTACGAGCAAAAGATCGTAAATGTGCTAGCTCCTATCGTGGGCGGTGCGGACAAGGTCGTAGCAAAGGTAAATATCGACTTTGACTTCGATAAAAAAGATACAAAAAGTGAAGTTTATGACCCAAATAACGTCGTAAGAAGCGAAAGCAATATCGAAGAAAAACGCCAAGGCTCAGCGCCAAATGAAGTAGGTGGCGTCCCAGGTGCGGTTAGCAACATTGGCCCTGTTCAAGGCCTTGATGATAGCACTTTAAAAGAGCAGTACAACAAAAGCTCACAGCAGACAAACTATGAAATTTCAAAGAAAGTAACAAGCATTAAAGGGCAGTTTGCTAGCATAAATAGAGTGAGTGCAGCTGTTGTTATAGACGGACTTTATCAAAGTAAAAAAGATAGCGACGGCAAGCCAACTGGTGAGGTGGAATTTACTCCACTTTCTAAAGAGCAAAGAGAATCAATCACAAATTTAATCAAACAATCAATCGGCTATAACCAAAATAGAGGCGATGAAGTAAGCTTAGATAACTTTGAGTTTAAAACCGGTAAAGATATAAGCACTAGCGAGAAGATGGATGGCTTTGTGAATAACTATGTAGTGCCATTTATGCCGCTACTAAAATATATTTTTGCGGCATTATTGCTCTACATCTTCTACAAAAAAGTAATTGTGCCATTTATGCAAAAGATGCTTGAAGAGACAAAAGAAGAAGAGGAGCAAGTTCAAGATGGTCTTGAAGATATTGAGGTAGATGCTGAAGATACGCTTGAGAAATTTAAAGCTGCTCGCAAAAAGGTCGAAGAGCAACTAGGGCTTAGTGGCGAGTTTAATGAAGATGAACTAAAATATGATGTTTTACTTGAGAAAATGAGAGCGGTCATCACAGAAAGAAATGAAGAGATAGCAATGCTACTTCAAGATATGGTAAAAAATGACAGCGACTTTAATATGCGTAAGGAAATTTGATGTCAATAAAGCTAAATGACAAGCAAAAAATGATATATGATGATCTATCGATGCCTGAAAAGATTGCTATTTTGCTGATTCAGCTTGGCGAAGAGGCAACTGCTCTTATATTTTCTCATATGGATGTTGATGTCATCACTGAAATTTCAGGCTATATCGCAACTGCGAAAAATATTGATAAGCAAGTTGCAAGTGCTGTGCTAGAAGAATTTTACGCTCTAATGCAGTCAAATCAATATATGAGAAGTGGCGGTTTAGAGTACGCAAAAGAAATTTTGTACCGCACATTTGGTCCAGAGGCAGCTCAGAAAATTTTAGACAAGCTTGCAAAAAGCATGGAAAACTCAAAAAGCTTTGGCTATCTTGATAAGATAAAACCACAACAGCTTGCAGACTTTATCATAAAAGAGCACCCTCAAACCATCGCGCTAATACTAGCTCACATGGACTCAACGAGCGCTGCTGAAACGCTTAGCTTTTTCTCAGATGAGCTAAGAAGTGAAGTTGTCATTAGAATGGCAAATCTTGGCGATATTAGCCCATCGGTAATTAAGCGCGTTTCAACCGTGCTTGAGGGCAAGCTTGAAAGTCTTACATCATACAAAGTCGAAGTTGGCGGTCCAAGAGCTGTAGCAGAAGTGCTTAATAGACTTGGGCAAAAAGCTAGCAAAAGCACGATCGAACGCATCGAACAAAGCGATGATAAGCTTGCAACAACGATTAAAGAGCTTATGTTTACCTTTGAAGATATTATCAACCTTAATGCAACTGCGATTAGAGAAATTCTTAAAAATGTCGATAAAAAAGACCTTATGGTCGCATTTAAAGGCTCAAGCGATGGCATAAAGGATAAATTTTTATCAAATATGTCTCAGCGTGCAGCTGAAGCTTTTAAAGAGGAGATGCAATATCTTGGTGCGGTGCGTGTAAAAGATGTTGAAGAGGCCCAAAGGCGCATAGTAGAGACAGTGCAAACTCTAGCTGATCAAGGTGTATTCCAAGTCGGCGAAGCAGATGAGATGATAGAATGAAAAGCAGCGTAATAACCAGTGAGACTTCTCCAGCTCACTTTATAGAAAATTACAGATTTAAGGTGCTTGGAGTTGGAGAGCGAGCCGCAGATAGTGCTCCTGTATTGATAGAAGAAAATAATCTTAGTGAAGAGTTAAGCGAGCAAAATTTTGGGCAAAAGGGTGAAAATTTCATTCCTCAAGCTAGCCACCAAACGCAAGCAAGCCCGCAAAACCACTTTGCTTCTCAGGCTCAAAACTCACAAATGCAGCAAGGAGGCGAGTCAAGCTTTGTTGAAGAACTGCTTAAAAAAACAGATGAGCTAAGCAGCAACATCATCAAACTTCAAATGCAAATAGAAAATCAAGAGAGCGAATTTGCTAAGCGCCTTGAGGCTGAAATTTCTCGTGCAAAAGAGGATGGCAAAAATGAAGGTATCGCCCAAGCAAATGCGGCAAATGAAGCGAAGATAAATGAGCTTGAGGCTAGATTTAGCGCTTCAGCAGCAAAGCTGGATGAGCAGTATGTTAAATTCGATGAGTTTTTAAAGAAGATCGAAGAAGAGCTCGGACAAACTGCTATAAAAATCGCAAAAGAAGTAATCGATAAAGAAATTTCAACCTCTTCAAATCAGATCGCTCATCATTTAGCAAGCTCTCTTATAAAAGAACTAAGTAATGTCAAAAATATAGAAATTCGTGTAAATCCTGAAGATAGCGAATATATAAAAGAGCAATTTAGCAAGAATGGACACGTCAAAATAAGCGCTGATGATGCTATAAGCAAAGGCGGTGTGGTTATTATAAGTGATGGTGGCAATATCGATGCGACTATGCAAACAAGGCTAGAAAAACTAAAAATGCTGGTAAATAATGAATAAAGACGTTAAAAGTTTAGATGTTGATGAACTAAACGCACTTTGTCATGACATCAGGGATAAAATTTTAGCCACCGTTAGCAAAAATGGCGGTCACCTTAGCTCAAATATCGGTGCAGTTGAGATCATTGTGGCGATGCATAAAATTTTTGATGTGACAAAAGATCCATTTATTTTTGATGTGAGCCACCAAAGCTACGCACACAAGCTACTAACTGGGCGCTGGGAGAGCTTTGATACGCTTAGAAAATTTAATGGCATCAGCGGCTATACAAAGCCAAGCGAGAGTAAATTTGACTACTTTGTAGCAGGGCATAGCTCGACGTCCATATCTTTAGCAGTTGGTGCTGCAAAGGCAATAAAACTTAAAAACGAAGATCGTATCCCAGTAGCTGTCATAGGCGATGGCTCACTAAGTGGTGGAATGGCGTACGAGGCGCTAAATGAGATGGGAGACAGAAAATATCCTTGTGTCATCATCCTAAACGACAACGAGATGAGTATAAGCAAGCCTATAGGCGCGCTTAGCAAGTACCTAAGCCAGATGATGGCAGGACAGTTTTATCAAAAATTTAAGGGCAGGGTTGAGAAATTTCTAAGTTATATGCCAGATTCAGCCGCATATATGGCTAGGCGCATGGAGGAGGGTATCAGGCTAATTACTCCAGGTATGTTTTTTGAAGAGCTTGGGCTTGAGTACATAGGCCCTGTCGATGGACACGACTTAGGCGCGCTTCTTAGTACATTTGAAACTGCTAAAAATATGAAAAAGCCAGTCATTGTGCACGTGCAGACACTAAAGGGCAAAGGGTATGAATTTGCTGAGGGGTGCTACGAAAATTGGCACGGAGTTGGGCCATTTGATCTAAAAAGTGGCGAATTTATTAAAAGACAGTCAAATAAGTCAGCCACGGCGATCTTTAGCGAGCATCTTTTAAAGATGGCAAGAGAGCATAGCGATATCGTTGGTGTTACGGCTGCGATGCCAACAGGTACTGGTATGGATGCCTTGATACAAGAATTTCCAGATCGTTTTTGGGACGTAGCGATAGCCGAGCAGCATGCAGTCACCTCGATGTCAGCTATGGCAAAAGAGGGTTTTAAGCCATTTGTCGCGATATACTCAACTTTTATGCAAAGGGCCTATGATCAAGTCATTCATGACGCTTCTATTTTAAATTTAAACATCACTTTTGCGATGGATAGGGCTGGTATTGTGGGCGAGGACGGCGAAACGCATCAGGGTGCTTTTGATATCAGTTTTTTAAATGCCGTGCCAAACATGGTTCTCTTTGCTCCAAGGTGTGAAGAGAGCATGAAAAATGTTATGGAATTTGCCTACTCTTACAAGGGCGTAAGCGCTTTTAGATACCCACGCGGAGCGTTTATCTTAAGAGATGAGTTTGAAGCTCAGCCACTTGAGTTTGGTAAGGGTGAAATTTTAGCTGATGCAAATAGTGATATTGTATTTTTAGGCTATGGCAACGGCGTTGGCAGAGCAAATTTGGTCAGAAATTTACTAACTGGCAAGCTTGATGTGATATTGGTTGATCTTGTCTTTGCAAAGCCGCTTGATAGTGAGCTTTTATTAGATCTTGCAAAACGCACTAAAAAGTGGTACATCTTTAGCGATAGTGCTAAAAGAGGCGGTATTGGTGAGATAGTAAGTGCATTTTTACAAGAAAATAAAATTTCAAATATAAGCGTCATTAGCTTCGAGTATGAAGATAAATTTATCCCACATGGTTCAACTGCTGAGGTCGAAAAGTACCTTGGTATAAGTGCTGAGCAGATTACCAAAAATTTACTAGAAAATAATTAATATCATTTAATAAAGTAACGTTTAATATTATTTTTGCTAGCATAAGCCAAAATAAAAACAAGGAAAAGCACTATGCAATACGTATCATTATTAAAGCAATCTGGGCTAAAAGTCACGCCACAACGCCTTAGCGTTTTAAGAATTCTTGATCGCCACACGCATCCAACGATTGATGAGCTTTATGATGAAATTTTAAAAGAGAGCCCATCAGTTTCTCTTGCGACAGTTTATAAAAATTTAAATACTTTAAAAGACGAAGGTCTCGTAGTTGAAGTAAATATCGTCAATCAAAAAGCTAGATATGACATCTACGAATATCCACATATTCATGTTGTCTGCGAAAGCTGTGGAAGCGTCGAGGACGTGAGCTACGATGATGCTGAGCTTGGCAAATATCAAGAGGCACTAGAAAAGAAGATCGGAAATATAATAGAGCGTCTAAACATCGTAGCTAGTGTAAAAAGCTGTAAACACTGTAAATAAAATTTATGTTGCTATTTAGCAACATAAATTCCATCTTTTTTCTTATAAAAATACTTTTAAAATAAGCCTAAATTTAGCATTTTTCTCATTGTTTTAAGCACTAACTTGCTAAAATGAACAAAAAATTTTGGAGAAAAATGTGAGTTTGGAGATAGAGCGTAAATTTTTACTCAAAAATTCTCAAATTCTAGATTTTTTAAAAGAAGCTGGAGTAGTTTTTAAGCACCTTGAAATTTCTCAATTTTATACCAAGATAACGCAAAATGAAGAGATCCGCTTTCGAAGTGAAGAGGATAAATTTATAAAAACTGTAAAGATCGGCAAAGATCTAATCAGAGAAGAAAATGAAGAATTTTGTGAAAAAGCAGAGTTTAAAAAGGCTCTTAAAAACCGCATCGGTAGTGTCATCTTAAAAGATAGATACACTTTTAAACTAAATAACAATCCTTGCAACATCGATATTTTTAAAAATAAACTAAACGGACTTTGTACATTTGAGATCGAATTTAGCGATGAAAATGAGGCCGTCTTTTTCAAGCTACCACCGTTTTTAGAAAATTTTTGCCTAAGTGACGTAACTTGCGATAAAAGATATAAAAACAAATTTCTTGCCATCCATGCTAATGAAAATGAACAAATCGACTACAAAAGAGCCTATAAGATCATAAAAGAAAAAGAAATTTTGCCAAATTTTGCTGTAAATCTAAAAAGCGGCGAGGCGCTAAGAGTCCTTTTCGTTAGTATTTTTAAAGTAATAAAAAGGCTAAAAAGCCAGTATTTGATAGATAAAGATGAAGAAGTTTTGCATGAGCTTCGCGTAAATTTAAGAAAGGTTAGATCGATCCTTAAAATTTTTAGTGGCGTTTTTGATGAGAAAGTGACACTTTTTTTTGGTGAGAATTTTAAAATGCTTGCAAACTCGACAAACAAAAAGCGAGATTTGGATGTATTTTTGAGCTTTTTAAACGAGCAAAAGCACGCAAATGAGCCTATTTATTTTGTAAAAAAGGCTCTAGATTTAGAGTATGAAAATGTAAAAAGCTACCTTGGCGACGAAGAAAATTACGCATTTTTAAAAGAGTGGGAGATATTTTTAAACGAGGGTGAATTTTATAAGTCAAAACTCTTTGATGTAAGCCTTTCGCGCCTTGGTTCGTTTAAGCTTAGAACGCTTTTGGTTTTAGCTCAAAAAAGACTAAAAAGCCTTAATCAAGACTGCCCAAATGAGAGCTTTCATGATCTTAGGATAGAGCTTAAAAAGATGAGATATACATACGAGTTTTTATGTGAAATTTTCTATTTTGAGGGGCTTAAAAAGTATGAAGAGAAGCTAAAGCAGATGCAAGAAATTTTTGGCAATCTTCAAGACTATGACGTTTGGCTCGGCATCCTTAAAAGACTTCCGGAAATGCCAGATAAAGAGAGGCTCGAGAGTAAAATTTACAAGCAAATTTATAAAAGTAGAGAAGAGATACTAAAAAAGCGTCTTAAATTTATAAAAGCAACTCGCAAAATTTCAAGAAATTTAAAAATTTACTACATATAAAAGGGCAAATTTATGCAAAAACAAGAAAAAATCGTTGATATGTTTAACCAGATCGCTCCTACTTATGATGTCGCAAACAGAGTGTTAAGCCTTGGTGTGGACGTGAGTTGGAGGAAATTTGCCTGCAGATATATGCTAGAAATTTTTAAAAATAAAAGCATAAATATCGTAGATGTGGCTTGTGGCACTGGCGATATGATGGGGCTTTGGAGTGAAATTTCAAAAGAATTTGGCGTTGAGATAAAAAGCCTTACTGGCATCGATCCCTCAAGCGGCATGCTAAAAGAGGCGAGGGTGAAATTTCCAAATTTTAAATTTATAGAGGCCTACGCTGACAACACTACGCTTGCAAGCGGTGAGGCTCAAATTCTAAGTATAAGCTATGGCATCAGAAACGTGGTTGAGCGAAAGGCTGCGCTTAGAGAGTTTAACAGAGTACTTGCTCTAAATGGCTACGTAGT is a genomic window containing:
- a CDS encoding 50S ribosomal protein L25/general stress protein Ctc, with the protein product MLEGIVRESIGKKSAKALRRDGYLIANIYGKGLENVAAAFKVNDFIKEARKKESLAFDVKVGGKVYNVVIVDYQRDVVTSDLKHVDLKVALPGVLSKYMIPVKPVGTPIGLKNKGVLIQSKRRLCVKCTAENLPNSFDVDVSKLDIDDTILVRDITAPKGVTIIDADRVAVLGVIKAK
- the pth gene encoding aminoacyl-tRNA hydrolase — encoded protein: MTLIAGLGNPGPKYENTRHNIGFMLIDFLKDSNFKDVSSAKFQGEVFKFNDIILLKPTTFMNLSGQSVKAVKDFYKPDRIIVIHDDLDLSFGAVKFKKGGSSGGHNGIKSIDNLIGNDYERVRVGIGHLGDAKNFVLGEFSDEEKKALDEILAYTKNAVCELLKSDINEISQKFTIKKGLIK
- a CDS encoding LptF/LptG family permease, which produces MKLYARYVGWVYIKSFLIVFLALELFYVGIDLLTNLKDLPPSANLQLLYVGLTSLSAIGYVLPLSLIFALIILHVNMVRSNELISFYALGISKNSLIFPPFFIALFVTIFYVGLNFTPFAYAHDYQKSIAKNTAFSKNTNDSFLKFEGKFIYIKELNSVNQIANDVRIFEINGTNLLSTTFANHANFKDNEWILKDVNQTILPQILELGGAGFNKIQSENLDALKGFKPKSIESAVSVENSKFNIPDAINFIKTFKNEGIGLDSAKTAFYNLAIAPFFAPFLLLIFYYHLPVTGRFFNLALSTFIFVVITLVVWGLLFILAKFAQTSVILPEIGIVLPVILLFAYAIYLIKSHR
- the lysA gene encoding diaminopimelate decarboxylase, whose product is MDFKELASRYKTPLYIYDFNHIKNRYEALKNAFFARKSLICYAVKANSNLSVLKFLADLGAGFDCVSIGEVKRALLAGAKRYQIIFSGVGKSDEELKEALKNEILLINVESFAELLRLEKIAKGLNLKARISIRVNPGVDAKTHPYISTGLNENKFGVDAETAKRMYIHAKNSDFLEPTGIHFHIGSQLTSLSPIIDAANIVSELLRELRALEIDIKFFDVGGGLGIIYNDEKEINLYDYAQGILGALKGQDVTIVCEPGRFIVGNAGYFVASVLYEKFNGKKRFVITDGAMNDLIRPSLYGAHHKIFVDGKDENLGTCDVVGPVCESGDFLAKDINLPECESGDIIVVKGAGAYGFSMSSNYNTRNRAAEVCVLDGKDRLIRRRECFEDVVAPEIEFLESTDARAK
- the pheA gene encoding prephenate dehydratase, which encodes MQELNELRKEIDSIDDLILNKLNERMKLVEQIGKLKQTTGTPIYRPERERAIINRLTSLSKDKALNKAAIEAIYLEIFAVSRNLEMPQKIVYLGPEGTYTHQAAQSRFGAMSAYLPLATIEAVFTKLAQKEAKYGVVPIENNTEGAVGATLDCLSKFDDIKIVAELYVDIHHSFVSINENLKEIKRIYSHPQGYNQCRKFLEDHLLNEVEFIPAKSTAAAAYMASMDRNSAAICSKIAAKIYNVPIVYETIEDNMANRTRFLILSDFKNARVENSKTSILAKTDHSPGRLADLLSIFKNENINITKLESRPIKQREFKSMFYLDFEGHIDDEKVQNAFELAKESGAEISWLGSYLNGEE
- the hisC gene encoding histidinol-phosphate transaminase, with amino-acid sequence MKFNDFLDDLVNYEAGKPIELVVREFGIEAKDVIKLASNENPFGTSKRVEEALKEVAKNAHLYPDDSYFELKEGLAKKFGVTSKNLIIGSGSDQIIEYALHAKANKQSGVLMAGVTFAMYEIYTKQTGAKIYRTKSVEHNLSEFLEIYNAHKDEISVIFLCLPNNPLGECLDADEVFKFIKSIDENTLVVLDCAYNEFAKFKDSKKEIRPSEVVKFKNAIYLGTFSKAYALGGMRVGYGVANEEIIGALSKLRAPFNITTPSLRAAIVALNDDEFVQKTMQNNFEQMKRYEEFAKQNGIEFIPSYTNFITFKFNEPKSSQICEKMLKKGIILRDLKSYALNAVRITIGLSWQNDRVFEELKQILK